The genomic segment TCGGTCGACCGGACCAGGGTTCCCGCGGCGCCGCCCGCGGTGTGATCGGCCATCGTCGCCTGGACTCCCGCGTGCACGTAGCCGTCCTGCTGCAGGTGCTTCGGCGTCACCGCCAGCACGGACTCGCACCATCCGGGTCCGAGATCGGAGAGCACGAGTCCCAGGTCGCCGACGAAGGGCGCCATGTCGAAGATGCCCCGGACATGTTCCCGGTAGTGTGGATTCCGCGTTTTCATCACGGCGCTCTCCCCTCCGACCGGAATCCGACCGGGATCCCGAAAGCAGATTCCCTCCGATTCCATAAACCATAGGACAAACACCGGTCGAAGAGTAGGTAAAACAATCCTTCGCGTTTCGGACGGGAACCGATCCGGAAGAGTGGCGGACAGGTTTCCCTTGCGG from the bacterium genome contains:
- a CDS encoding PaaI family thioesterase, which translates into the protein MKTRNPHYREHVRGIFDMAPFVGDLGLVLSDLGPGWCESVLAVTPKHLQQDGYVHAGVQATMADHTAGGAAGTLVRSTEMVLTAEFKINLLRPALGDRLRCRATVLKSGKTLIVAESEVYAARDGKEKLVAKATVTLVSVEKGKEGAG